One window of the Delphinus delphis chromosome 20, mDelDel1.2, whole genome shotgun sequence genome contains the following:
- the MTSS2 gene encoding protein MTSS 2 isoform X2: METAEKECGALGGLFQAIVNDMKSSYPIWEDFNSKATKLHSQLRTTVLAAVAFLDAFQKVADMATNTRGATRDIGSALTRMCMRHRSIETKLRQFTNALLESLINPLQERIEDWKKSANQLDKDHAKEYKRARHEIKKKSSDTLKLQKKARKGKGDLQPQLDSALQDVNDMYLLLEETEKQAVRRALIEERGRFCTFITFLQPVVNGELTMLGEITHLQGIIDDLVVLTAEPHKLPPASEQVIKDLKGSDYSWSYQTPPSSPSSSSSRKSSMCSLAQPATASARLSSVSSHDSGFISQDATYSKPPSPMPSDVTSQKSSSSASSEASETCQSVSECSSPTTDWAKAGPHEQPSGSTLQRRKDRVELLRDTEPGPAVGGTLGPSGEEAPRPRMSPATIAAKHGEEVSPAASDLAMVLTRGLSLEHQKSSRDSLQYSSGYSTQTTTPSCSEDTIPSQGSDYDCYSVNGDADGEGPPEFDKSSTIPRNSNIAQNYRRLIQTKRPASTAGLPTAGLPTTSGAPPGVATIRRTPSTKPAVRRTLSSAGPIPIRPPIVPVKTPTVPDSPGYVGPTRAGSEECVFYTDEAASPLAPDLARASPKRLSLPNTAWGSPSPEAASYPGPGAGLAAEGDEQQQQQLAANRHSLVEKLGELVAGAHALGEGQFPFPTALSATPVEETPTPPPAATSDPPAEDMLVAIRRGVRLRRTVTNDRSAPRIL, encoded by the exons ATGGAGACGGCGGAGAAGGAGTGCGGCGCCCTGGGAGGGCTCTTCCAGGCCATCGTCAACGACATGAAG AGCTCCTACCCCATCTGGGAGGACTTCAACTCCAAGGCCACAAAGCTGCATTCCCAGCTGAG GACCACTGTGCTGGCTGCTGTGGCCTTCCTGGATGCCTTCCAGAAAGTGGCTGACATGGCCACCAACACCCGAG GGGCCACGCGGGATATCGGCTCGGCGCTCACGCGCATGTGCATGCGCCACCGCAGCATCGAGACCAAGCTGCGGCAGTTCACCAA TGCGCTCCTGGAGAGCCTCATCAACCCACTGCAGGAGCGCATCGAGGACTGGAAGAAGTCGGCCAACCAGCTGGACAAGGACCACGCAAAAG AGTACAAACGAGCCAGGCATGAGATCAAGAAGAAATCTTCAGACACGctgaagctgcagaagaaagcACGCAAAG GGAAAGGAGACCTGCAGCCCCAGCTGGACAGTGCCCTGCAGGACGTGAACGACATGTACCTGCTGCTGGAGGAGACGGAGAAGCAGGCGGTGCGCCGGGCCCTGATTGAGGAGCGTGGCCGCTTCTGCACCTTTATCACCTTCCTGCAGCCTGTGGTG AACGGCGAGCTGACCATGCTGGGAGAGATCACCCACCTGCAGGGCATCATCGATGACCTGGTGGTGCTGACCGCGGAGCCACACAAGCTGCCCCCCGCCAGCGAGCAG GTAATCAAAGACTTGAAGGGCTCAGACTACAGCTGGTCCTACCAGACCCCACCCTCATCGCCCAGCAGCTCCAGCTCCCGGAAGTCCAGTATGTGCAG CCTGGCACAGCCGGCCACCGCCAGCGCCCGCCTCTCCAGCGTCTCCTCCCACGACTCTGGCTTCATCTCCCAGGATGCCACCTACTCCAAGCCCCCCTCGCCCATGCCTTCAGACGTCACCAGCCAG AAGTCCTCCAGCTCAGCATCCTCCGAGGCCTCGGAAACCTGCCAGTCCGTCAGCGAGTGCAGCTCCCCTACCACG GACTGGGCCAAGGCCGGCCCCCACGAGCAGCCCTCAGGCAGCACCCTGCAGCGGAGGAAGGACCGAGTGGAGCTCCTCCGAGACACAGAGCCAGGCCCGGCTGTCGGGGGCACCCTGGGCCCCAGTGGAGAGGAGGCCCCGCGACCCCGCATGTCCCCTGCCACCATCGCAGCCAAG CACGGTGAGGAGGTGTCCCCCGCGGCCAGTGACCTGGCCATGGTGCTGACCCGCGGCCTGAGCCTGGAGCACCAGAAGAGCAGCCGGGACTCCCTGCAGTACTCGAGCGGCTACAGCACACAGACCACCACGCCCTCCTGCTCCGAGGACACCATCCCCTCCCAAG GCTCCGACTACGACTGCTACTCAGTGAACGGGGACGCAGACGGGGAGGGCCCACCCGAGTTCGACAAGTCATCCACCATCCCTCGCAACAGCAACATCGCCCAGAACTACCGCCGCCTGATCCAGACCAAGCGCCCGGCCTCCACTGCGGGGCTGCCCACCGCCGGGCTGCCCACCACCTCGGGCGCACCCCCTGGCGTGGCCACCATCCGCCGCACGCCCTCCACCAAGCCCGCCGTGCGCCGCACCCTCTCCAGCGCCGGCCCCATCCCCATCCGGCCACCCATCGTCCCCGTGAAGACGCCCACGGTGCCCGACTCCCCCGGCTACGTGGGGCCCACGCGGGCGGGCAGCGAGGAGTGTGTCTTCTACACCGACGAGGCCGCCTCGCCCCTGGCCCCGGACCTGGCCAGGGCCTCCCCGAAGAGGCTCAGCCTGCCCAACACAGCCTGGGGCAGCCCGTCCCCCGAGGCCGCCAGCTAcccggggccgggggccgggctgGCGGCTGAGGGCGacgagcagcagcagcagcagctggctGCCAACCGGCACAGCCTGGTGGAGAAGCTCGGGGAGCTGGTGGCAGGTGCCCACGCCCTGGGCGAGGGCcagttccctttccccactgcccTGTCGGCCACCCCTGTGGAGGAgactcccaccccgccccccgctgCCACCAGCGACCCCCCGGCTGAAGACATGCTGGTGGCCATCCGGCGCGGGGTGCGGCTCCGCAGGACCGTCACCAACGACAGGTCGGCGCCCCGCATCTTGTGA
- the IL34 gene encoding interleukin-34, protein MPRGFAWLRYLGILLGMALGNEGLEVWPLTRSEECAITGFLRDKLQYRNRLQYMKHYFPINYRVSVPYEGVLRMANVTRLQRARVSQQELRYLWVLVSLSATEWVQEVLLEGHPSWKYLEEVHTLLLDVKQGLPGVEVSPQVEAVLSLLSAPGSLKPVRPKALLDNCLRVMELLYCSCCKQSPVLNWQDCEVPRPQAHGPEPSSQCVAAQLYPLRQQPPASLPHPPAFTAGAPAQ, encoded by the exons ATGCCCCGGGGATTCGCCTGGCTGCGCT ATCTCGGGATCCTCCTGGGCATGGCCTTGGGGAACGAGGGTTTGGAGGTGTGGCCCTTAACCCGGAGCGAGGAGTGTGCCATCACTGGCTTTCTGCGCGACAAGCTGCAGTACCGGAACCGCCTTCAGTACATG AAACACTACTTCCCCATCAACTACAGGGTCAGTGTGCCTTATGAGGGGGTACTCCGAATGGCCAACGTCACCAGGCTG CAGAGGGCCCGGGTGAGCCAACAGGAGCTGCGGTATCTGTGGGTCTTGGTGAGTCTCAGTGCTACTGAGTGGGTGCAGGAGGTGCTGCTCGAGGGCCATCCATCCTGGAAGTACCTGGAGGAGGTACATACGCTGCTGCTGGATGTCAAACAAGGCCTCCCG GGTGTGGAGGTCAGCCCCCAGGTGGAAGCAGTGTTGTCCCTCTTGAGTGCCCCAGGAAGCCTGAAGCCAGTGCGGCCCAAAGCTCTGCTGGACAACTGCTTGCGGGTCATGGAGCTGTTGTACTGCTCTTGCT GTAAACAAAGCCCTGTCTTAAACTGGCAGGATTGTGAGGTGCCAAGGCCTCAGGCTCACGGCCCGGAGCCCTCGTCACAGTGTGTGGCTGCCCAGCTATACCCCCTGCGCCAGCAGCCCCccgcctccctgccccaccccccggCATTCACGGCTGGAGCCCCGGCTCAGTGA
- the MTSS2 gene encoding protein MTSS 2 isoform X1, with amino-acid sequence METAEKECGALGGLFQAIVNDMKSSYPIWEDFNSKATKLHSQLRTTVLAAVAFLDAFQKVADMATNTRGATRDIGSALTRMCMRHRSIETKLRQFTNALLESLINPLQERIEDWKKSANQLDKDHAKEYKRARHEIKKKSSDTLKLQKKARKGKGDLQPQLDSALQDVNDMYLLLEETEKQAVRRALIEERGRFCTFITFLQPVVNGELTMLGEITHLQGIIDDLVVLTAEPHKLPPASEQVIKDLKGSDYSWSYQTPPSSPSSSSSRKSSMCSAPSSSSGAKGGGAPWPGGAQTYSPGSTCRYRSLAQPATASARLSSVSSHDSGFISQDATYSKPPSPMPSDVTSQKSSSSASSEASETCQSVSECSSPTTDWAKAGPHEQPSGSTLQRRKDRVELLRDTEPGPAVGGTLGPSGEEAPRPRMSPATIAAKHGEEVSPAASDLAMVLTRGLSLEHQKSSRDSLQYSSGYSTQTTTPSCSEDTIPSQGSDYDCYSVNGDADGEGPPEFDKSSTIPRNSNIAQNYRRLIQTKRPASTAGLPTAGLPTTSGAPPGVATIRRTPSTKPAVRRTLSSAGPIPIRPPIVPVKTPTVPDSPGYVGPTRAGSEECVFYTDEAASPLAPDLARASPKRLSLPNTAWGSPSPEAASYPGPGAGLAAEGDEQQQQQLAANRHSLVEKLGELVAGAHALGEGQFPFPTALSATPVEETPTPPPAATSDPPAEDMLVAIRRGVRLRRTVTNDRSAPRIL; translated from the exons ATGGAGACGGCGGAGAAGGAGTGCGGCGCCCTGGGAGGGCTCTTCCAGGCCATCGTCAACGACATGAAG AGCTCCTACCCCATCTGGGAGGACTTCAACTCCAAGGCCACAAAGCTGCATTCCCAGCTGAG GACCACTGTGCTGGCTGCTGTGGCCTTCCTGGATGCCTTCCAGAAAGTGGCTGACATGGCCACCAACACCCGAG GGGCCACGCGGGATATCGGCTCGGCGCTCACGCGCATGTGCATGCGCCACCGCAGCATCGAGACCAAGCTGCGGCAGTTCACCAA TGCGCTCCTGGAGAGCCTCATCAACCCACTGCAGGAGCGCATCGAGGACTGGAAGAAGTCGGCCAACCAGCTGGACAAGGACCACGCAAAAG AGTACAAACGAGCCAGGCATGAGATCAAGAAGAAATCTTCAGACACGctgaagctgcagaagaaagcACGCAAAG GGAAAGGAGACCTGCAGCCCCAGCTGGACAGTGCCCTGCAGGACGTGAACGACATGTACCTGCTGCTGGAGGAGACGGAGAAGCAGGCGGTGCGCCGGGCCCTGATTGAGGAGCGTGGCCGCTTCTGCACCTTTATCACCTTCCTGCAGCCTGTGGTG AACGGCGAGCTGACCATGCTGGGAGAGATCACCCACCTGCAGGGCATCATCGATGACCTGGTGGTGCTGACCGCGGAGCCACACAAGCTGCCCCCCGCCAGCGAGCAG GTAATCAAAGACTTGAAGGGCTCAGACTACAGCTGGTCCTACCAGACCCCACCCTCATCGCCCAGCAGCTCCAGCTCCCGGAAGTCCAGTATGTGCAG CGCCCCCAGCAGCAGTAGCGGTGCCAAGGGTGGCGGAGCCCCGTGGCCTGGGGGTGCCCAAACATACTCACCTGGTTCCACCTGTCGCTACCGCAGCCTGGCACAGCCGGCCACCGCCAGCGCCCGCCTCTCCAGCGTCTCCTCCCACGACTCTGGCTTCATCTCCCAGGATGCCACCTACTCCAAGCCCCCCTCGCCCATGCCTTCAGACGTCACCAGCCAG AAGTCCTCCAGCTCAGCATCCTCCGAGGCCTCGGAAACCTGCCAGTCCGTCAGCGAGTGCAGCTCCCCTACCACG GACTGGGCCAAGGCCGGCCCCCACGAGCAGCCCTCAGGCAGCACCCTGCAGCGGAGGAAGGACCGAGTGGAGCTCCTCCGAGACACAGAGCCAGGCCCGGCTGTCGGGGGCACCCTGGGCCCCAGTGGAGAGGAGGCCCCGCGACCCCGCATGTCCCCTGCCACCATCGCAGCCAAG CACGGTGAGGAGGTGTCCCCCGCGGCCAGTGACCTGGCCATGGTGCTGACCCGCGGCCTGAGCCTGGAGCACCAGAAGAGCAGCCGGGACTCCCTGCAGTACTCGAGCGGCTACAGCACACAGACCACCACGCCCTCCTGCTCCGAGGACACCATCCCCTCCCAAG GCTCCGACTACGACTGCTACTCAGTGAACGGGGACGCAGACGGGGAGGGCCCACCCGAGTTCGACAAGTCATCCACCATCCCTCGCAACAGCAACATCGCCCAGAACTACCGCCGCCTGATCCAGACCAAGCGCCCGGCCTCCACTGCGGGGCTGCCCACCGCCGGGCTGCCCACCACCTCGGGCGCACCCCCTGGCGTGGCCACCATCCGCCGCACGCCCTCCACCAAGCCCGCCGTGCGCCGCACCCTCTCCAGCGCCGGCCCCATCCCCATCCGGCCACCCATCGTCCCCGTGAAGACGCCCACGGTGCCCGACTCCCCCGGCTACGTGGGGCCCACGCGGGCGGGCAGCGAGGAGTGTGTCTTCTACACCGACGAGGCCGCCTCGCCCCTGGCCCCGGACCTGGCCAGGGCCTCCCCGAAGAGGCTCAGCCTGCCCAACACAGCCTGGGGCAGCCCGTCCCCCGAGGCCGCCAGCTAcccggggccgggggccgggctgGCGGCTGAGGGCGacgagcagcagcagcagcagctggctGCCAACCGGCACAGCCTGGTGGAGAAGCTCGGGGAGCTGGTGGCAGGTGCCCACGCCCTGGGCGAGGGCcagttccctttccccactgcccTGTCGGCCACCCCTGTGGAGGAgactcccaccccgccccccgctgCCACCAGCGACCCCCCGGCTGAAGACATGCTGGTGGCCATCCGGCGCGGGGTGCGGCTCCGCAGGACCGTCACCAACGACAGGTCGGCGCCCCGCATCTTGTGA